In Cupriavidus basilensis, the following proteins share a genomic window:
- a CDS encoding CoA-acylating methylmalonate-semialdehyde dehydrogenase: protein MKTPIAYTEGGQLGHYINGSRVASASGRAQDVFNPATGAAARSVALGSADEAGTAVAAAAAAFAAWADTPPIRRARVMQRFLQLMNQHRDTLAAMITAEHGKVFSDAQGEVSRGIDIIEFACGIPQLLKGDYTDQVSTGMDNWTLRQPLGVVVGITPFNFPCMVPCWMFPIALAAGNTFVLKPSERDPSASLFMADLLTEAGLPAGVFNVVQGDKVVVDALIAHPEVKAVSFVGSTPIAQYISERSAHFGKRVQALGGAKNHLVVMPDADIEQAVDALIGAGYGSAGERCMAISIAVLVGDVADKILPLLAERVKALVIGNGMNAEAEMGPIVTRQALERIEGYVGLGVAEGATLVVDGRDCRVPGHEAGFFTGGTLFDNVTPAMRIYKEEIFGPVLGCVRVKDFAQAVQLVNDHEFGNGVACYTSDGGVAREFARRIQVGMVGINVPIPVPMAWHGFGGWKRSLFGDTHAYGEEGVRFYTKQKSVMQRWPDSIGKGAEFAMPTAK, encoded by the coding sequence GTGAAGACTCCCATCGCATACACCGAAGGCGGCCAGCTGGGCCACTACATCAACGGCAGCCGGGTTGCCAGCGCCAGCGGCCGCGCGCAGGATGTCTTCAATCCGGCCACCGGCGCCGCCGCGCGCAGCGTGGCGCTGGGCTCGGCCGACGAAGCCGGCACCGCGGTTGCCGCCGCGGCTGCGGCCTTCGCGGCCTGGGCGGACACGCCCCCGATCCGCCGCGCGCGGGTCATGCAACGCTTCCTGCAACTGATGAACCAGCATCGCGACACGCTCGCGGCGATGATCACGGCGGAACACGGCAAGGTCTTTTCCGACGCGCAGGGCGAAGTCTCCCGGGGCATCGACATCATCGAGTTTGCCTGCGGTATTCCCCAGTTGCTCAAGGGCGACTACACGGACCAGGTCAGCACCGGGATGGACAACTGGACGCTGCGCCAGCCGCTGGGCGTGGTCGTTGGCATCACGCCGTTCAACTTCCCCTGCATGGTCCCGTGCTGGATGTTCCCGATCGCGCTGGCGGCCGGCAACACCTTTGTGCTCAAGCCCAGCGAGCGCGATCCCAGCGCCAGCCTGTTCATGGCGGATCTGCTGACCGAAGCCGGCTTGCCGGCCGGCGTGTTCAACGTGGTGCAGGGCGACAAGGTCGTGGTCGACGCACTGATCGCACATCCTGAGGTCAAGGCGGTGAGCTTTGTCGGCTCTACCCCGATCGCTCAGTACATCAGCGAGCGCTCGGCGCATTTCGGCAAGCGCGTGCAGGCGCTCGGCGGCGCCAAGAACCACCTGGTGGTCATGCCCGACGCGGACATCGAACAAGCCGTGGACGCCTTGATCGGCGCCGGCTACGGCTCGGCCGGCGAGCGCTGCATGGCGATCTCGATCGCCGTGCTGGTGGGCGATGTCGCGGACAAGATCCTGCCGCTGCTGGCCGAGCGCGTGAAGGCACTGGTGATCGGCAACGGCATGAACGCCGAGGCCGAGATGGGCCCCATCGTCACGCGCCAGGCCCTGGAGCGGATCGAAGGCTACGTCGGCCTCGGCGTGGCGGAAGGCGCCACGCTGGTGGTGGACGGGCGCGACTGCCGCGTGCCCGGCCATGAAGCAGGCTTCTTCACGGGCGGCACCTTGTTCGACAACGTGACCCCCGCCATGCGCATCTACAAGGAAGAAATCTTCGGCCCGGTGCTGGGCTGCGTGCGCGTGAAGGATTTTGCCCAGGCCGTGCAACTGGTCAACGACCATGAGTTCGGCAACGGCGTGGCCTGCTACACCAGCGACGGCGGCGTGGCGCGTGAGTTTGCGCGGCGCATCCAGGTCGGCATGGTCGGCATCAACGTGCCTATCCCGGTGCCGATGGCCTGGCACGGCTTTGGCGGATGGAAGCGCAGCCTGTTTGGCGACACCCACGCGTATGGCGAGGAAGGCGTGCGCTTCTACACCAAGCAGAAGTCGGTCATGCAGCGCTGGCCCGACAGCATCGGCAAGGGCGCCGAGTTCGCCATGCCTACGGCGAAGTAA
- a CDS encoding LysR family transcriptional regulator: MEDENKEPNWAHLYSLVVLGELGSYTAAAVRLGLSKGAMSQRIAELERSAGVPLVQRTTRSVRLTEAGQQLADTTRNAFADIERSFAGVRDLAGEPRGLLRVTAPVALGRQQIVPRIPAFLKAYPEVRIEMEFSDKFTALAQEGFDLAIRHASVAPDTHIAWTLCRTNTVLVATRSYLKRHGSPETPEQLAEHACLHYFRRGESPTWSFEPLRGAGPRRSVAIHGSFAANNSEALREAALGGLGIALLPDFTAQADVAAGRLVKVLPNWRPAGAFGDHLFAIRPYSPYLPRAVRVFVDYLRETLKDGFTMG, from the coding sequence ATGGAAGACGAAAACAAAGAACCCAACTGGGCGCACCTTTACTCGCTGGTCGTGCTGGGTGAGCTTGGCAGCTACACGGCCGCGGCCGTGCGCCTGGGCCTGAGCAAGGGGGCGATGAGCCAGCGCATCGCGGAGCTGGAGCGCAGCGCCGGGGTGCCGCTGGTGCAGCGGACCACCCGCAGCGTCCGGCTGACCGAAGCCGGCCAGCAACTCGCGGACACAACACGCAACGCCTTCGCGGACATCGAGCGCAGTTTTGCCGGCGTGCGCGATCTTGCCGGCGAGCCGCGCGGCTTGCTGCGGGTCACGGCGCCAGTGGCGCTGGGCCGGCAGCAGATCGTCCCGCGCATCCCGGCCTTCCTGAAGGCCTATCCGGAGGTGCGGATCGAGATGGAGTTTTCCGACAAGTTCACCGCGTTGGCGCAGGAGGGCTTCGACCTGGCAATCCGGCACGCCTCGGTGGCGCCGGATACGCATATCGCCTGGACGCTATGCCGCACGAACACGGTGCTGGTGGCAACGCGCAGCTACCTGAAGCGCCATGGCTCGCCCGAAACCCCGGAGCAACTGGCCGAGCATGCCTGCCTGCATTACTTCCGGCGGGGCGAATCGCCCACCTGGAGCTTCGAGCCGCTGCGCGGCGCCGGCCCGCGGCGCAGCGTGGCCATCCACGGCAGCTTTGCCGCCAACAACAGCGAGGCCCTGCGCGAGGCGGCGCTGGGCGGACTGGGCATCGCCCTGCTGCCGGACTTCACCGCCCAGGCGGACGTGGCCGCCGGCAGGCTGGTCAAGGTGCTGCCCAACTGGCGCCCGGCGGGGGCCTTTGGCGACCACCTGTTCGCCATCCGCCCCTACAGCCCCTACCTGCCGCGCGCCGTGCGCGTGTTTGTGGACTACCTGCGCGAGACGCTGAAGGATGGCTTCACGATGGGCTGA
- a CDS encoding 5'-nucleotidase: MAYDLTDKLVIGISSRALFDLEHENGIYQSEGVASYSAYQRQHEDEPLLPGTAFPLVQALLGLNHLIPDRRLVEVVVISRNSPDTGLRAFNAIETHRLDITRAAFTGGESISRYLQAFKVDLFLSREATDVQAAIDGGVAAAQLYAAPADYHAPAGQIRIAFDGDAVLFSPESEQIFKQKGLEAFVRHEQKHRHKAMAEGPFAKLLLRLAEIQSHFPPGECPVRIAIVTARNSPAHTRVVHTLRAWNVSIDEAFFLGGLPKDQVLQAFGAHMFFDDQEGHVELASAVVPSGRVPYKGGELGGGKRRPARKRARNDDNDAASRAGDAPACAA; the protein is encoded by the coding sequence ATGGCCTACGATCTCACAGACAAACTCGTCATCGGCATCTCGTCCCGGGCGTTGTTCGACCTCGAGCACGAGAACGGCATCTATCAATCCGAGGGGGTGGCGTCCTACTCCGCCTACCAGCGCCAGCATGAGGACGAACCCCTGCTGCCGGGCACGGCCTTTCCGCTGGTGCAGGCGCTGCTCGGACTCAATCACCTGATCCCGGACCGAAGGCTGGTCGAGGTGGTGGTGATCTCGCGCAATTCGCCGGACACCGGGCTGCGCGCGTTCAACGCCATCGAGACCCACCGGCTCGACATCACCCGCGCGGCATTCACCGGCGGCGAATCGATCTCGCGCTACCTGCAAGCCTTCAAGGTGGACCTGTTCCTCTCGCGCGAGGCCACCGACGTGCAGGCCGCCATCGACGGCGGCGTGGCCGCGGCCCAGCTGTACGCTGCGCCCGCCGATTATCACGCCCCCGCCGGCCAGATCCGTATTGCCTTTGACGGCGATGCCGTGCTCTTCTCGCCGGAGTCCGAGCAGATCTTCAAGCAAAAAGGGCTGGAAGCCTTCGTCCGGCATGAGCAAAAACACCGCCACAAGGCCATGGCCGAGGGGCCGTTCGCCAAGCTGCTGCTCCGGCTGGCGGAGATCCAGTCGCATTTCCCGCCCGGGGAATGCCCGGTGCGCATCGCCATCGTGACGGCGCGCAACAGCCCGGCGCATACCCGGGTGGTGCATACCCTGCGCGCGTGGAACGTCAGCATCGATGAAGCCTTCTTCCTCGGCGGCTTGCCCAAGGATCAAGTGCTGCAGGCGTTCGGCGCGCATATGTTCTTCGACGACCAGGAAGGGCATGTGGAACTGGCGTCGGCGGTGGTGCCGTCGGGGCGGGTGCCTTACAAAGGCGGCGAGCTGGGGGGCGGCAAACGCAGGCCCGCGCGCAAGCGCGCCAGGAACGATGACAACGATGCCGCCAGCCGGGCCGGCGACGCACCCGCCTGCGCCGCATGA
- a CDS encoding YnfA family protein — translation MKTFALYLITACAEILGCYFPYLWLRQGASAWLLVPGALSLALFAWLLSLHPDASGRVYAAYGGIYIAVAILWLWLVDGVKPSHWDLAGVAVAIAGMAMIVFQPR, via the coding sequence ATGAAGACGTTCGCCCTTTACCTCATCACGGCCTGCGCGGAAATACTGGGCTGCTATTTCCCCTACCTGTGGCTGCGCCAGGGTGCCAGCGCATGGCTGCTGGTGCCAGGCGCGCTGTCGCTGGCGCTGTTCGCCTGGCTGCTGTCGCTGCACCCGGATGCTTCCGGGCGGGTCTATGCGGCTTATGGCGGCATCTATATTGCGGTGGCTATCCTGTGGCTCTGGCTGGTGGATGGGGTGAAGCCTAGCCACTGGGATCTGGCCGGGGTGGCGGTGGCGATTGCCGGGATGGCGATGATTGTTTTTCAGCCGCGTTGA
- a CDS encoding indolepyruvate ferredoxin oxidoreductase family protein, which yields MNAPLSSAQQDALASVSLDDKYTLEKGRVYLSGTQALVRLPMLQKARDLAAGLNTAGFISGYRGSPLGGVDQALWKAKKHLAASDVVFQPGVNEDLAATAVWGTQQVNLFPDATRDGVFSMWYGKGPGVDRSIDVLKHANSAGSAKHGGVLLLAGDDHAAKSSSVAHQSEHVLLASGIPVLYPSNVQEYLDYGLHGWAMSRYSGLWVSMKCVTDVVESTASVEVDPDRVRIVLPEDFAMPEGGLNIRWPDPPLAQEARLLDHKWYAALAYIRANKLNRVVLDSPNARFGIMTAGKAYLDVRQALSDLGLDDDTCRRIGIRVFKVGCVWPLDAHDAREFATGLEEILVVEEKRQILEYALKEELYNWRDDVRPKVYGKFDERGNHGGEWSLPRGNWLLPAHYELSPALIAKAIATRLEKSDLPTDVRERIAARVALIEAKEREAARPRISVERKPWFCSGCPHNTSTRVPEGSRALAGIGCHYMAMWMDRNTDTFSQMGGEGVAWTGQMHFTGEKHVFVNLGDGTYFHSGLLAVRASIAAKANITYKILFNDAVAMTGGQPVDGVLTVPQIAHQVLAEGASKIVVVTDEPEKYGDGGMLPASVTVHHRDQLDEIQVQLRDTAGVTILIYDQTCATEKRRRRKRGTMADPAKRAFINDAVCEGCGDCSVKSNCLSVEPLETPLGTKRKINQSSCNKDFSCVNGFCPSFVTAEGAQVRKPAAAGGKGALADFSALPQPALPTLERPYGVLVTGVGGTGVVTIGGLLGMAAHLEQKGVTVLDMAGLAQKGGAVISHVQIAPTPAALHATRIATGEARLVIGCDAIVSASPEVLSKTRIDVTAAAINSADTPTADFIKNPNWKFPGASAEQDLRASVGDACAFIDANAWAVKLLADSIYSNPLLLGFAWQKGWVPLRRESLVRAIELNGVAVEKNLLAFDWGRYLAHHGEAALAAQLQITPRAQVVAMPETLDSVIRQREALLTAYQNPAYAARYRAAVESVRAAEKRVGANPRLPLAEAVARNLAKLMAYKDEYEVARLYADPAFLDKLRAQFEGEPGRDYQLSFHLAPPLLAKRDSHGHLVKRRFGPAMLTAFRLLARAKGLRGTAFDVFGKTAERRAERKLIEDYIAMAEEFGATLNADRLDTAVALASLPDDIRGFGHVKEANMEKAAARRVALLAQYRGAAARVAA from the coding sequence ATGAATGCCCCCCTATCCTCAGCCCAGCAAGATGCGCTAGCGTCGGTTTCCCTTGACGACAAATACACCCTGGAGAAAGGCCGCGTGTATCTCAGCGGCACCCAGGCGCTGGTGCGCCTGCCCATGCTGCAAAAGGCGCGCGACCTTGCCGCCGGACTGAATACGGCGGGCTTCATCTCCGGCTACCGCGGCTCCCCGCTGGGCGGCGTGGACCAGGCGCTGTGGAAGGCCAAGAAGCACCTGGCCGCCAGCGACGTGGTGTTCCAGCCCGGCGTGAACGAAGACCTGGCGGCTACCGCCGTGTGGGGCACCCAGCAGGTCAACCTGTTCCCGGACGCGACCCGCGACGGCGTGTTCTCGATGTGGTACGGCAAGGGCCCGGGCGTGGACCGCTCCATCGATGTGCTCAAGCACGCCAACTCGGCCGGCTCCGCAAAGCACGGCGGCGTGCTGCTGCTGGCGGGCGACGACCACGCCGCCAAGTCGTCCTCGGTGGCGCACCAGTCCGAGCATGTGCTGCTGGCCTCCGGCATTCCGGTGCTGTACCCGTCCAATGTGCAGGAATACCTCGACTACGGCCTGCACGGCTGGGCCATGAGCCGCTACTCCGGCCTGTGGGTATCGATGAAATGCGTGACCGACGTGGTGGAATCCACCGCCTCGGTGGAGGTCGATCCGGATCGCGTGCGGATCGTGCTGCCGGAAGACTTCGCCATGCCCGAGGGCGGCCTCAATATCCGCTGGCCAGATCCGCCGCTGGCGCAGGAAGCCCGCCTGCTCGACCACAAATGGTATGCGGCGCTGGCCTATATCCGTGCCAACAAGCTCAACCGCGTGGTGCTGGATTCGCCGAACGCGCGCTTTGGCATCATGACCGCCGGCAAGGCCTACCTCGACGTGCGCCAGGCGCTGTCGGACCTGGGCCTGGACGACGATACCTGCCGCCGTATCGGCATCCGCGTGTTCAAGGTGGGCTGCGTGTGGCCCCTGGACGCGCACGACGCGCGCGAGTTCGCCACCGGCCTGGAAGAGATCCTGGTGGTGGAAGAAAAACGCCAGATCCTCGAATACGCGCTCAAGGAAGAACTCTACAACTGGCGCGACGACGTGCGGCCCAAGGTCTACGGCAAGTTCGACGAGCGCGGCAACCACGGCGGCGAATGGTCGCTGCCGCGCGGCAACTGGCTGCTGCCGGCGCACTACGAGCTATCGCCCGCGCTGATCGCCAAGGCCATCGCCACCCGGCTGGAGAAGAGCGACCTGCCCACCGACGTGCGCGAGCGCATCGCCGCGCGCGTGGCGCTGATCGAGGCCAAGGAGCGCGAAGCCGCGCGCCCGCGCATCTCGGTGGAGCGCAAGCCCTGGTTCTGCTCGGGCTGCCCGCACAACACTTCCACCCGCGTGCCCGAAGGCTCGCGCGCGCTGGCCGGCATCGGCTGCCACTATATGGCGATGTGGATGGACCGCAATACCGACACCTTCAGCCAGATGGGCGGCGAGGGCGTGGCGTGGACCGGGCAGATGCATTTCACCGGCGAGAAGCATGTGTTCGTCAACCTCGGCGACGGCACCTATTTCCACTCGGGCCTGCTGGCGGTGCGCGCGTCCATCGCGGCCAAGGCCAATATCACCTACAAGATTCTGTTCAACGACGCCGTGGCGATGACCGGCGGCCAGCCGGTGGACGGCGTGCTGACGGTGCCGCAGATCGCTCACCAGGTGCTGGCCGAAGGCGCCAGCAAGATCGTGGTGGTCACCGACGAGCCCGAGAAATACGGCGACGGCGGCATGCTGCCCGCCAGCGTGACCGTGCACCACCGCGACCAGCTCGATGAGATCCAGGTCCAGCTGCGCGATACCGCCGGCGTCACCATCCTGATCTACGACCAGACCTGCGCCACCGAAAAACGCCGCCGCCGCAAGCGCGGCACCATGGCCGATCCCGCCAAGCGCGCGTTTATCAACGACGCGGTCTGCGAAGGCTGCGGCGACTGCTCGGTCAAGTCCAACTGCCTGTCGGTGGAGCCGCTGGAAACGCCGCTGGGCACGAAGCGCAAGATCAACCAATCGTCCTGCAACAAGGACTTCTCCTGCGTCAACGGCTTTTGCCCGAGCTTTGTCACGGCCGAAGGCGCGCAGGTGCGCAAGCCGGCCGCGGCGGGCGGCAAGGGCGCGCTCGCCGATTTCAGCGCGCTGCCGCAGCCGGCGCTCCCCACGCTGGAGCGGCCCTACGGCGTGCTGGTAACGGGCGTCGGCGGCACTGGCGTGGTCACCATCGGCGGCTTGCTCGGCATGGCCGCCCACCTGGAGCAAAAGGGCGTGACCGTGCTCGACATGGCCGGCCTGGCGCAGAAGGGCGGCGCGGTGATCAGCCACGTGCAGATCGCCCCGACCCCGGCCGCGCTGCACGCCACCCGCATCGCCACCGGCGAGGCACGGCTGGTGATCGGCTGCGACGCGATCGTCTCCGCCTCGCCCGAGGTCTTGTCCAAGACCCGGATCGACGTGACGGCAGCCGCCATCAACAGCGCCGATACGCCTACCGCCGACTTCATCAAGAACCCCAACTGGAAATTCCCGGGCGCCTCGGCCGAGCAAGACCTGCGCGCCAGCGTCGGCGACGCCTGCGCCTTTATCGACGCCAACGCGTGGGCCGTGAAGCTGCTGGCCGATTCGATCTACTCCAACCCGCTGCTGCTGGGCTTTGCCTGGCAAAAGGGCTGGGTCCCGTTGCGGCGCGAAAGCCTCGTGCGCGCCATCGAGCTGAACGGCGTAGCGGTGGAGAAGAACCTGCTGGCCTTCGACTGGGGCCGCTATCTGGCGCATCACGGCGAGGCTGCGCTCGCAGCGCAATTGCAGATCACGCCGCGTGCCCAGGTGGTGGCCATGCCGGAAACGCTCGATAGCGTCATCCGCCAGCGCGAAGCCCTGCTCACGGCCTACCAGAATCCGGCGTACGCCGCCCGGTATCGCGCCGCGGTCGAAAGCGTGCGCGCCGCCGAGAAGCGCGTGGGCGCCAACCCGCGCTTGCCGCTCGCCGAAGCCGTGGCGCGCAACCTGGCCAAGCTGATGGCCTACAAGGACGAGTACGAAGTCGCCCGCCTGTACGCCGACCCCGCCTTCCTGGACAAGCTGCGCGCGCAGTTCGAAGGCGAACCTGGCCGCGACTACCAGCTCAGCTTCCACCTGGCCCCCCCGCTGCTGGCAAAGCGGGACTCGCATGGCCACCTGGTCAAGCGCCGCTTCGGCCCGGCCATGCTGACCGCCTTCCGTCTGCTGGCACGCGCCAAGGGCTTGCGCGGCACCGCCTTCGACGTGTTCGGCAAGACCGCCGAGCGGCGCGCGGAACGCAAGCTGATCGAGGACTACATCGCGATGGCGGAGGAATTCGGCGCGACGCTGAATGCGGACCGGCTGGATACGGCGGTAGCGCTGGCAAGCCTGCCCGACGACATCCGCGGCTTCGGGCATGTCAAGGAAGCCAATATGGAGAAGGCGGCGGCGCGGCGTGTGGCGCTGCTGGCGCAGTATCGCGGGGCGGCGGCGCGGGTCGCGGCCTGA
- a CDS encoding LysR family transcriptional regulator: MAKERHGKEDGGQRIAKEITLRQFRYFAAAAETGQFSMAATAEHVSQSAITNAVLMLEQQLGVRLFDRLPHGVALTAEGHRLHQRARQILDAVQDTLREPRFQAHNLSGTVRLAASYTVLGYLLPGLLARFRTNYPDIDFDLHDMDRPGIERAVLAGEIELGIGLLSNIERLQRFAHHTLIRSRRQLWASPSHPLLALPRLTLKDIAAHPYILLTVDEGERSTLRYWRSKRLTPSIAFRTSSMEGLRGLVAHSFGVTVLSDMVYRPWSLEGKQIEARPIAEGVPDMELGLLWQPGRKLDKPADALREFLIHASGS; encoded by the coding sequence ATGGCGAAAGAGCGGCACGGGAAGGAAGACGGCGGGCAGCGCATCGCCAAGGAAATTACCCTGCGGCAGTTCCGCTATTTCGCCGCGGCGGCGGAGACCGGCCAGTTCTCCATGGCCGCCACCGCCGAGCATGTGTCGCAATCGGCCATTACCAATGCCGTGCTGATGCTCGAGCAGCAGCTTGGCGTGCGCCTGTTTGACCGCCTGCCGCACGGCGTGGCCCTGACGGCGGAGGGCCACCGGCTGCATCAGCGCGCCCGGCAGATCCTGGATGCCGTGCAGGACACGTTGCGCGAGCCGCGCTTCCAGGCGCACAACCTGAGCGGCACGGTGCGCCTGGCGGCGTCCTACACGGTGCTGGGCTACCTGCTGCCGGGCCTGCTGGCGCGGTTTCGCACCAACTACCCGGATATCGATTTCGACCTGCACGACATGGACCGTCCCGGCATCGAGCGCGCGGTGCTGGCCGGGGAGATCGAGCTTGGCATCGGGCTGCTGTCCAATATCGAGAGGCTGCAACGCTTTGCCCACCACACGCTGATCCGCTCGCGGCGCCAGCTATGGGCGTCGCCGTCGCATCCCCTGCTGGCGTTGCCCAGGCTGACGCTGAAGGACATCGCGGCGCATCCCTACATCCTGCTGACGGTGGATGAAGGCGAGCGCTCCACGCTGCGCTACTGGCGCAGCAAGCGGCTGACGCCATCGATCGCCTTTCGCACCAGTTCGATGGAGGGGCTGCGCGGGCTGGTGGCGCACAGCTTTGGCGTGACCGTACTGTCCGACATGGTGTACCGCCCGTGGTCGCTGGAAGGCAAGCAGATCGAGGCGCGGCCGATTGCCGAGGGCGTGCCGGACATGGAACTGGGCCTGCTGTGGCAACCCGGGCGCAAGCTGGACAAGCCCGCCGATGCGCTGCGCGAGTTCCTGATCCATGCCAGCGGCAGCTAG